GCCTCCGGCAGCTCGGTTTTGTCATCCACGTACAGCGCGACGATCACATAATTTTCGCGCAGGCGCTGCAGCACTGCCGGGTCCGACCACACGTTGGCCTCCATCTCGCGGCAGTTCACACAGCCGTGGCCGGTGAAGTCGATGAAGATAGGCTTGCCCTGCTGGGCCGCGCAGGCCTTTGCCTGCTCCAGGTCGAAGTAGCCCTGCAGCCCGTGCGGCAACTCAAATATGTCGCCATACTTCGGCTCCCCGCACAACTGATCTGCCCCGGCTGTTGCGCCGCCTCCGCCCGCATTCTGGCGGATGATGCTGTTCAGGTCAAAGTCGTGGGTAGACTGCGGCGGCAGGTAGCCTGCCAGCGCCTTCAGCGGCGCCCCGAACATACCCGGTATCAGGTACAGCACAAAGCCGAAGGTGGCGATGGCCAGGAAGAGGCGCGGCACGCTGATATAGGGCAGGTCCGAGTCGTGGGAGAATTTAAGCTTGCCCAGCAGGTAAAAGCCCATCAGCGTGAAAATCACGATCCAGAGCGCTATATATACCTCCCGGTCCAGAATACCCCAGTGGTACACCTGGTCGGCCACGCTGAGGAACTTGAGCGCCAGTGCCAGTTCAATGAACCCGAGCACCACCTTTACAGAATTGAGCCAGCCACCGGACCTGGGCAGGCTGCTCAGCCACGACGGGAAGACGGCAAAAAGGGTAAACGGCAGAGCGAACGCCAGCGAGAAGCCGAACATGCCCGCCACCGGGCGTATGGTCTCGCCTCCGGCCGATGCCACCAGAATGCTTCCCACAATGGGGCCGGTGCAGGAAAAGGACACCAGCGCCAGCGTAAAAGCCATGAAAAAGACGCCCGCCCAGCCGCCTTTGTCGGCCTGCGCGTCTACTTTGGTGAGCCACGAACTGGGCAGCGTAATCTCGAACATGCCGAAGAACGACATGGCAAAGAGCAGGAAAATGGCGAAGAACAGCAGGTTCGGCAGCCAGTGCGTGCTGATGAAGTTGGCCCCGTCGGCCCCGAAAAGCTTGGCCACCACCGTACCGATGAGGGTATAGATGGCGATGATAGAAAGGCCATATACCAGCGCCTTCAGCACTGCCTGCCCTTTGCTGCCGCTGCTGCCGGTGAAAAAACTCACTGTCATGGGCACCATCGGGAACACGCAGGGCGTGAGCAGCGCCACCAGCCCCGAGCCGAAGGCCACCAGCATAAACGCCCACAGGCTGTCCTGCCCTGTCATGGGCTCTGACGCCGGAACTGTGGCCGAAAACGTTTCAGTAGCCGCCCCCTCGGTTGTGCCCGGCTGCTGCGCAAAGGCCGAGGAAAGTGCTTCCGTTCCACTGGTATCCTCGGCGGTCATGTCCTGAAACGCGGCAACGGTGTCCCGAACGGGCTGTTGCGGGGCGGCCGACTTGGTTTTCGCGGGCGCTTTGTCTGCGGGCTTGGCGGCAGGTGTAGCAGCGGCCGTAACGGCTATCTGCTGGCTCGTGAAGGCAAAGGTATCGTCGAAGGGGATGCACTGGCCGGTCACGTCGGTACACACCTGGTACTCGTAGCCGCCCTTTACCTGCAGGTCGGGCTGCAGCACGCGGATTTTCTGCCGGAACTGCGCCGTGCCGGTAAAGTAGGTGTACTCCCCCTCCCATATATCGTCGTATTTTTTCTTGGGGTTGACGGGCTGAACATCGCCTACCAACTCGTAAGACGGGTGCTTCTGAAAGGAGAACTCCGTAACCATCGGCCCCAGGTCGGGGTCAAAGTCCGAGGAGTAGAGGTACCAGTCCTTGTCAATCTTCGCGTTGAAGATGAGGTCCACTTCCTCCCCCACCGCCACCTGCTTTTTAGAAACATCGTAGCTCCAGGAGGCGGGCTTCAGCACCTGCGCCTGCGCCAGCAATGCCACCAGGCAGAGCAGCCAGGTGGCGAGTAGTTTTGATCTCATGTTATAGCTGTCAATCATATATAGCCTGGCTCCTTATATATACTGGTGGAGGCGGTTGCAACCAGCGCGCCTTAGGTCTTGCCTCGTACAAAAATAGGCATTTTTGCCCTCACCCGGCACCTCCATTTACAGGTGCCCGCATAAACAACACGCAAACCTTCCTTAACGTTGCCTGCACCGCCACATAATACCTCCGGAGCGGCTCAATCTTTTATCAGTCTCAAATAAGGATTGCCCTCTTGCCAGGTTCTGCGGATTATTTTTTGTTTCTGCAGTGCAATTCATTTTACAGTAAAACAACCCCAAAAGCTTATACAGAGCACTTTATGCATATATATGCAATTTAAGTGCAATAAATTGCCATGAATCAAGTGCAACTTTTAATAAATATTCAACAAATTTTATATAATCCTATAACTATAATTAAACATTTTCCG
This window of the Pontibacter russatus genome carries:
- a CDS encoding protein-disulfide reductase DsbD family protein: MRSKLLATWLLCLVALLAQAQVLKPASWSYDVSKKQVAVGEEVDLIFNAKIDKDWYLYSSDFDPDLGPMVTEFSFQKHPSYELVGDVQPVNPKKKYDDIWEGEYTYFTGTAQFRQKIRVLQPDLQVKGGYEYQVCTDVTGQCIPFDDTFAFTSQQIAVTAAATPAAKPADKAPAKTKSAAPQQPVRDTVAAFQDMTAEDTSGTEALSSAFAQQPGTTEGAATETFSATVPASEPMTGQDSLWAFMLVAFGSGLVALLTPCVFPMVPMTVSFFTGSSGSKGQAVLKALVYGLSIIAIYTLIGTVVAKLFGADGANFISTHWLPNLLFFAIFLLFAMSFFGMFEITLPSSWLTKVDAQADKGGWAGVFFMAFTLALVSFSCTGPIVGSILVASAGGETIRPVAGMFGFSLAFALPFTLFAVFPSWLSSLPRSGGWLNSVKVVLGFIELALALKFLSVADQVYHWGILDREVYIALWIVIFTLMGFYLLGKLKFSHDSDLPYISVPRLFLAIATFGFVLYLIPGMFGAPLKALAGYLPPQSTHDFDLNSIIRQNAGGGGATAGADQLCGEPKYGDIFELPHGLQGYFDLEQAKACAAQQGKPIFIDFTGHGCVNCREMEANVWSDPAVLQRLRENYVIVALYVDDKTELPEAEWYTSAYDSKEKKTIGKQNADYQITKFNVNAQPYYVLMDAQENVLVKPIAYDLDVENFVNFLDAGVASYKARHDATALAE